The Cydia fagiglandana chromosome 4, ilCydFagi1.1, whole genome shotgun sequence genome has a window encoding:
- the LOC134664167 gene encoding uncharacterized protein LOC134664167: MYLLSCLKGSALETVSGIAATNANYSVAVETLKRRYGSTDTLIDAHYTALNNLQKADYTSASCRSVLDSVERNIRVLEKLGEPVGGNHLRALVLSIFPEQVIREHHLIGEGTDLMAIRNNLDRIITAMEKSAPSTEYIAVPGSSTTEALQVRTEVRPQTSRKRKLAGNAGAPPSKRTKRACLFCNLKGHASRDCRKYSTVEARQKQVTGRCLHCLRRNHVTSACKRKIACFRCKGDHLLIFCPNPVSDDRSGNSSKPSN; encoded by the exons ATGTACCTCCTGAGCTGCCTAAAGGGTTCAGCACTTGAAACGGTTTCGGGAATAGCGGCTACCAACGCAAACTACTCCGTTGCAGTGGAAACTTTGAAGCGAAGATATGGGTCAACTGACACTCTGATTGACGCACATTATACGGCGCTCAACAACCTCCAAAAGGCAGACTATACTAGTGCAAGCTGTCGGAGTGTCCTAGACAGTGTTGAGAGGAATATCAGGGTGTTAGAGAAGCTCGGGGAACCAGTTGGTGGCAACCATTTAAGGGCATTAGTACTGTCAATATTCCCTGAACAGGTTATACGTGAGCACCACCTCATTGGTGAAGGTACTGACTTGATGGCCATCAGAAACAATCTCGACAGAATTATAACGGCAATGGAAAAGTCAGCACCAAGTACAGAGTACATTGCCGTGCCTGGCAGTAGCACAACTGAGGCGTTGCAAGTCCGTACAGAGGTGAGGCCTCAGACTAGCCGGAAAAGGAAACTTGCGGGAAATGCTGGAGCACCACCTTCAAAGCGTACTAAGAGAGCATGCTTGTTCTGCAACCTGAAAGGACATGCTAGCAGGGACTGTCGCAAATACAGTACAGTTGAAGCTCGACAGAAGCAAGTAACGGGAAGATGTCTACACTGCCTCCGACGCAATCATGTGACATCAGCCTGCAAGCGCAAGATTGCTTGCTTCCGCTGTAAAGGGGACCATCTACTCATATTCTGTCCCAATCCGGTCTCAGATG ACCGCAGTGGCAACTCTTCAAAACCCTCAAACTAA